A single Fodinicurvata sp. EGI_FJ10296 DNA region contains:
- a CDS encoding PleD family two-component system response regulator: MSARVLVVDDVSANVKLLEAKLTREYFDVLTASDGYQALEKAEAEQPDIILLDVMMPGMDGFEVCEKLKANPATQHLPVVMVTALSDTADKVRGLEVGADDFLTKPVNDTALFSRVRSLTRLKMMMDEWRARESTSNELGVIERGPCEIEEDGTRAGILVIEDSAMDRDRIETTLAQQDHNLTLVETGVEGLQTLSADMFDLIIISLTLIDEDGLRLCSQIRSQERSRQIPILLLADDGDLDRTAKGLELGANDYLVKPIERSELLARVRTQIRRKRYQDRLRQNYEESLSMALTDSLTGLFNRRYLTTHLERIIQRISETRKPVSAILFDIDHFKIVNDTYGHAVGDEVLKEIADRVSRNLRNFDMVARMGGEEFVIIMPEAPLEAASFVAERLRMRIANEPFKVNAPVGQLDVSVSLGVASVHDAGARPEALIERADKALYAAKHKGRNCVVADGLDDI; the protein is encoded by the coding sequence ATGTCGGCACGGGTTCTGGTCGTCGATGACGTATCGGCCAATGTCAAGCTACTCGAAGCAAAGCTTACGCGTGAGTATTTCGATGTATTGACCGCGTCCGATGGTTATCAGGCCCTCGAAAAAGCCGAGGCCGAGCAACCCGACATCATACTTCTGGATGTTATGATGCCCGGCATGGACGGTTTCGAGGTGTGCGAAAAGCTCAAGGCGAATCCGGCGACCCAGCATCTGCCGGTGGTCATGGTAACGGCGCTCAGCGATACGGCCGACAAGGTTCGGGGGCTGGAAGTCGGCGCAGATGATTTTCTGACCAAGCCGGTCAATGATACGGCGTTGTTTTCCCGCGTCCGCTCGCTGACGCGGCTGAAAATGATGATGGACGAGTGGCGGGCACGGGAGAGCACCAGCAACGAACTTGGCGTCATCGAGCGTGGTCCCTGCGAAATCGAAGAAGACGGAACCCGTGCCGGGATCCTGGTCATCGAAGACAGTGCCATGGATCGTGATCGGATCGAAACGACCCTGGCGCAGCAGGATCACAATCTCACACTTGTGGAGACGGGTGTGGAGGGCCTTCAGACGCTGTCCGCGGACATGTTCGATCTGATCATCATCAGCCTGACCTTGATCGACGAGGACGGACTTCGCCTTTGTTCCCAGATTCGCAGCCAGGAACGCAGCCGTCAGATACCCATTCTGTTATTGGCTGATGACGGCGATCTCGACCGTACCGCCAAGGGCCTGGAACTCGGCGCGAACGATTATCTGGTCAAGCCGATCGAGCGGAGCGAGCTGCTGGCCCGAGTCCGAACCCAGATTCGCCGGAAGCGCTATCAGGACCGCCTGCGCCAGAATTACGAGGAAAGCCTGTCGATGGCGCTGACCGACAGCCTGACCGGGCTGTTCAATCGCCGCTATCTGACCACACATCTTGAACGGATCATCCAGCGCATATCCGAGACCCGCAAACCGGTTTCCGCGATCCTTTTCGATATCGACCATTTCAAGATCGTCAATGACACGTACGGCCACGCTGTGGGCGACGAAGTGCTCAAGGAAATCGCCGATCGCGTCAGCCGGAACCTTCGCAATTTCGACATGGTGGCGCGGATGGGCGGCGAGGAATTCGTTATCATAATGCCGGAAGCGCCGCTGGAGGCCGCGTCCTTCGTGGCGGAGCGGTTGCGTATGCGTATCGCCAACGAGCCCTTCAAGGTCAACGCGCCGGTCGGGCAACTCGACGTTTCCGTCAGCCTCGGCGTCGCGTCGGTCCATGACGCCGGCGCACGCCCGGAAGCGCTGATCGAACGGGCAGATAAGGCGTTGTATGCGGCCAAACACAAGGGCCGCAACTGCGTCGTCGCCGACGGCCTCGACGACATCTGA
- a CDS encoding response regulator, producing MSKTVLIVEDNELNMKLFNDLLEAHGYTTLQTKDGMEALKITRKEKPDLILMDIQLPEVSGLEVTKWIKEDDNLKSIPVVAVTAFAMRGDEEKIREGGCEDYIAKPISVSKFLETVQKYLG from the coding sequence ATGTCAAAGACGGTTTTGATCGTTGAAGACAATGAACTCAATATGAAGTTATTCAACGACTTGCTCGAAGCGCATGGATATACGACCCTTCAGACCAAGGACGGTATGGAGGCGCTGAAAATTACCAGAAAAGAAAAGCCGGATTTGATTCTGATGGATATTCAGTTGCCGGAAGTGTCCGGTCTGGAAGTTACCAAGTGGATCAAAGAGGATGACAACCTGAAGTCCATACCGGTGGTTGCCGTGACCGCTTTCGCTATGCGCGGCGACGAGGAGAAAATACGGGAAGGAGGCTGTGAAGACTACATAGCCAAACCGATCTCCGTTTCGAAATTCCTTGAGACCGTTCAAAAATATCTGGGTTAG
- a CDS encoding DNA polymerase IV: protein MSINDNWLTSLCRDCDSTADHDGRLPARCPHCGSPRLVAHRELKTLTIAHLDCDAFYAAVEKRDDPTIAQRPVIVGGGRRGVVTSACYIARMSEVRSAMPMFKALEACPDAIVVRPDMAKYKSTGRAIRSILEAATPLVEPLSIDEAFLDLSGTERLHGACPAVVSARLVRRIEAETGISVSVGLSHNKLLAKMASDLDKPRGFAIIGRAETLDFLGPRRVSDLWGVGQALARKLASDNIRTIADLRLRDPARLVARYGSVGTRLAAFSMGRDDRAVSPGRAAKSISAEQTFDRDINDIDALLDRLWPLSEKVARRLVTLDLCGRTVVLKLKTGSFRTVTRNRRLHSPTQLAGRLFDTASAMAREAAAGSGFRLIGVGVSELAPGCDADPADLADPGLAKRKSVESAMTAIRGKLGDRAIVTGRSLPK, encoded by the coding sequence ATGTCGATCAATGACAATTGGTTAACATCCCTGTGCCGGGATTGCGATTCCACAGCCGATCACGACGGTCGGCTACCCGCACGATGCCCGCATTGCGGATCGCCCCGTCTTGTGGCGCACCGCGAATTGAAGACCCTGACGATTGCCCACCTGGACTGCGACGCCTTTTATGCTGCCGTCGAAAAGCGCGATGACCCCACGATTGCGCAGCGCCCGGTCATTGTCGGCGGCGGCCGTCGCGGGGTCGTCACCTCTGCCTGCTATATCGCCCGGATGTCGGAGGTACGGTCGGCCATGCCGATGTTCAAGGCACTCGAAGCGTGCCCCGATGCCATCGTCGTCCGGCCGGATATGGCGAAGTACAAGTCAACCGGCCGCGCGATTCGCTCAATACTCGAAGCTGCAACGCCGCTGGTCGAGCCGCTGTCCATCGATGAGGCGTTCCTGGACCTGAGCGGCACCGAGCGCCTGCACGGCGCATGTCCGGCGGTCGTCTCGGCGAGGCTGGTGCGCCGGATCGAAGCTGAAACCGGCATTTCCGTGTCCGTTGGCCTAAGCCACAACAAGCTTCTGGCGAAAATGGCGTCGGACCTGGACAAGCCGCGCGGTTTCGCGATCATCGGCCGCGCTGAGACGCTGGATTTTCTGGGCCCCCGGCGCGTCTCGGATTTGTGGGGCGTCGGTCAGGCCCTGGCCCGCAAGCTGGCATCCGACAATATCAGGACGATCGCCGACCTGCGCCTTCGCGATCCAGCGCGGCTGGTGGCCCGCTATGGCTCGGTCGGAACGCGACTGGCGGCCTTCTCAATGGGCCGCGACGATCGCGCGGTCTCTCCGGGACGCGCGGCCAAATCGATTTCAGCCGAACAGACATTCGACCGTGACATCAACGACATCGACGCCCTGCTCGACCGGTTGTGGCCACTTTCGGAAAAAGTCGCCCGGCGGCTGGTGACCCTTGACCTCTGCGGCCGCACCGTCGTCCTGAAACTGAAAACCGGATCCTTCCGTACGGTAACCCGCAACCGGCGGCTCCACTCGCCGACGCAACTGGCCGGACGGCTGTTCGACACGGCCTCGGCAATGGCGCGCGAAGCCGCCGCCGGCAGCGGATTCCGGCTGATCGGAGTCGGCGTATCGGAATTGGCGCCCGGCTGTGACGCCGATCCGGCCGATCTCGCCGATCCGGGCCTGGCAAAGCGAAAATCCGTCGAATCGGCCATGACGGCGATCCGCGGAAAGCTCGGCGATCGAGCGATCGTCACCGGTCGGTCGCTGCCGAAATAG
- a CDS encoding DUF1849 family protein, giving the protein MTIVFHASGRPNPAIDWKRPLGGVGLAAALLLTGAPIADVVADTPNSGVGGPGGLASHRTLYEFSLAESGARGGLESISGTMSAEWSHDCEGWTIAQTVDMVLYDRMGGAIEIASTYATWEAFDGSSFSFRLAQDSDVTGSQTLRGTATRRDGNDGGEGRVAVEYRSPTEGSETLPAGIIFPVAHTVELIERAAAGEPFYAATVFDGTEMDWEQKGSAFDISATVSAAGLQAGPETGSETDERIDDSLREAEAWRIVLAHFSSDAELMSPEFQTTMRLFGNGVADRLALDYGDFVVDATLTELERLPEPSCEG; this is encoded by the coding sequence ATGACAATCGTATTTCACGCGAGCGGGCGCCCGAACCCGGCAATCGACTGGAAGCGGCCGCTTGGCGGCGTGGGGCTGGCGGCGGCGCTGTTGCTGACCGGTGCGCCGATCGCCGATGTGGTCGCCGACACCCCGAACAGCGGGGTCGGTGGCCCCGGAGGGCTGGCCTCTCACCGGACCTTATACGAGTTTTCGCTGGCCGAGTCCGGCGCGCGCGGCGGGTTGGAGAGCATTTCCGGCACGATGTCCGCTGAGTGGTCGCATGATTGCGAAGGCTGGACGATCGCGCAAACCGTCGACATGGTGCTCTATGACCGAATGGGCGGTGCGATCGAGATCGCGTCCACCTATGCCACGTGGGAGGCTTTCGACGGATCGTCGTTCAGCTTCCGGCTGGCACAGGATTCCGATGTGACCGGTAGCCAGACCCTGCGTGGAACCGCTACCCGGCGCGACGGAAATGACGGGGGTGAGGGGCGAGTTGCCGTGGAGTACCGTTCCCCGACAGAGGGCAGCGAGACCTTGCCGGCCGGTATCATCTTTCCGGTCGCGCACACGGTCGAGCTGATCGAGCGCGCCGCAGCGGGCGAACCGTTCTATGCGGCCACCGTGTTCGATGGCACCGAGATGGATTGGGAACAGAAGGGCAGCGCTTTCGACATCAGCGCGACGGTTTCTGCCGCCGGGCTGCAAGCCGGACCTGAAACCGGATCCGAAACCGATGAAAGAATCGATGACAGCCTTCGTGAAGCCGAAGCCTGGCGCATCGTCCTGGCCCATTTCTCGTCGGATGCGGAACTCATGTCGCCGGAGTTCCAAACGACGATGCGGCTGTTCGGGAACGGTGTCGCCGACCGGCTCGCACTGGACTATGGCGATTTCGTCGTCGACGCCACGCTGACGGAACTGGAGCGCCTTCCCGAGCCGTCCTGCGAGGGATAG
- a CDS encoding D-glycerate dehydrogenase has product MTENAAESRPRPRVLVTRRLPADVEARLRTEFSPLLYEDGGPIGLDKIAAEAEKADALLITGSEKMTGDAFAALPKSIRIVATLSVGTDHIDLDAARKLGFVVTNTPDVLTDATADITLLVMLGAARRAYEGQKILREGRWTGWAPTQFLGTDLRGKRLGVLGMGRIGQAVAARARAFGMKIHYHNRRPVAEAEALAATYHDTVESLLRVSDVLSLNCPGTPETHHLINDRTIDMMPPNAILVNTARGSVVDDEALIRALKSGRLQSAGLDVFEGEPKVNPGYFDIDNCYILPHMGSATVETRNAMGFCCLDNIAAYFSGQEPPARVA; this is encoded by the coding sequence ATGACGGAAAATGCAGCCGAAAGCCGGCCCCGGCCGCGGGTTCTGGTAACGCGCAGGTTACCCGCGGATGTGGAGGCCCGGCTGCGGACCGAGTTCTCGCCCCTGCTATACGAAGATGGCGGCCCGATCGGCCTCGACAAGATCGCCGCCGAAGCGGAAAAGGCAGACGCGCTGTTGATCACCGGCAGCGAGAAGATGACCGGGGACGCCTTTGCCGCGCTGCCGAAATCGATCAGGATCGTTGCGACGCTGTCCGTCGGCACCGACCATATCGATCTGGACGCGGCTCGCAAGCTCGGCTTCGTCGTTACCAACACCCCCGACGTCCTGACCGACGCGACCGCGGATATCACGCTGCTGGTCATGCTGGGCGCCGCAAGGCGGGCCTATGAGGGGCAGAAGATCCTGCGCGAAGGGCGTTGGACGGGCTGGGCGCCGACCCAGTTTCTGGGCACCGATCTGAGGGGCAAGCGCCTGGGCGTTCTGGGCATGGGACGGATCGGCCAGGCGGTCGCCGCCCGTGCCCGCGCATTCGGCATGAAGATCCACTATCACAACCGCCGCCCGGTCGCCGAGGCCGAAGCCCTGGCAGCCACCTATCACGACACCGTTGAATCGCTGCTGCGCGTATCGGATGTCCTGTCGCTCAACTGCCCCGGCACTCCGGAGACCCATCACCTGATCAACGATCGGACCATCGACATGATGCCGCCGAACGCCATTCTGGTGAACACGGCGCGCGGCAGCGTCGTCGATGACGAAGCACTGATCCGGGCCCTGAAATCGGGTCGGCTGCAGTCGGCCGGGCTGGACGTTTTCGAGGGCGAGCCCAAGGTCAATCCCGGCTACTTCGACATCGATAACTGCTACATCCTGCCACACATGGGCAGCGCGACGGTCGAGACACGCAACGCCATGGGCTTCTGCTGCCTCGACAACATCGCGGCCTATTTCAGCGGACAGGAACCGCCGGCCCGGGTCGCCTGA
- the aspS gene encoding aspartate--tRNA ligase, whose amino-acid sequence MHPFRTHTCGDLRDTDAGETVRLSGWIHRKRDHGGLLFVDLRDHFGITQCVIDMGDKTGSDAALMEMAESYRLESVVTVTGEVVRRTEDTINENNPTGRVELRIRDVVLQSAADQVPLQVNSDADAGEEIRLRHRYLDLRRIKMQRNIWLRSEIISSIRRRMIEQGFNEFQTPILTASSPEGARDFLVPSRLHPGKFYALPQAPQQFKQLLMMAGFDKYFQIAPCFRDEDSRADRSPGEFYQLDFEMSFVTQDDVFAAIEPVLHGVFEEFAGFTGSRRPVTPPPFPRIPYDEAMLKYGSDKPDLRNPLVITDVTEIFQREDVAFKAFRSTIEKGGVVRAIRAPAVGDRPRSFFDKLNAWAQDQGAPGLGYILFADGQGKGPIAKFVPEAAQAALREIAGLEDGDAVFFVCDQPTQAARMAGLARTRIGEEMELIDHNRFDFCWIVDFPMFELNEDTGRVDFSHNPFSMPQGGLEALENQDPLTIKAFQYDIVCNGVELSSGAIRNHRADIMYKAFDIAGYPAEVLEERFGGMLSAMKFGAPPHGGSAPGIDRIVMLLADVPNIREVIAFPLNQRAEDLMMGAPNAVDDARLRELHIRPAPPPTTAKKPAEG is encoded by the coding sequence ATGCATCCGTTCCGCACCCATACTTGTGGCGACCTCCGCGATACCGACGCCGGAGAAACCGTGCGCCTTTCCGGCTGGATCCACCGCAAGCGCGACCATGGCGGGTTGCTCTTCGTTGATCTGCGCGATCATTTCGGCATCACGCAATGCGTGATCGATATGGGCGACAAGACGGGCAGCGATGCGGCCCTGATGGAAATGGCCGAAAGCTATCGTCTGGAAAGCGTCGTGACGGTGACGGGCGAGGTCGTGCGCCGGACCGAGGATACCATCAACGAGAACAACCCCACCGGCCGGGTCGAGTTGCGGATCCGTGACGTGGTGCTGCAGTCGGCGGCGGACCAGGTGCCGCTGCAGGTCAACAGCGATGCGGATGCGGGCGAGGAAATCCGCCTTCGCCACCGCTATCTGGACCTCCGCCGGATCAAGATGCAGCGTAATATCTGGCTGCGCAGCGAGATCATTTCGTCGATTCGCCGGCGCATGATCGAGCAGGGCTTCAACGAGTTCCAGACCCCCATCCTGACGGCATCGAGCCCGGAAGGCGCGCGCGACTTTCTGGTCCCGTCCAGGCTGCATCCCGGCAAATTCTACGCGCTGCCCCAGGCGCCGCAGCAGTTCAAGCAGCTGTTGATGATGGCCGGGTTCGACAAATATTTCCAGATCGCGCCATGTTTCCGCGACGAGGACAGCCGCGCCGACCGGTCGCCGGGTGAGTTCTATCAGCTCGATTTCGAGATGAGCTTCGTGACCCAGGACGATGTGTTCGCGGCGATCGAGCCCGTCCTGCACGGTGTGTTCGAGGAGTTCGCCGGTTTCACCGGCAGCCGTCGTCCGGTGACGCCGCCCCCGTTCCCCCGTATTCCCTATGACGAGGCGATGCTGAAATACGGCTCCGACAAGCCGGATCTGCGCAACCCGCTGGTGATTACCGATGTTACGGAGATTTTCCAGCGCGAGGACGTCGCCTTCAAGGCGTTCCGCTCGACCATCGAAAAGGGCGGCGTCGTGCGGGCCATCCGGGCGCCGGCAGTCGGCGACCGGCCGCGGTCGTTCTTCGACAAGCTGAATGCGTGGGCGCAGGATCAGGGCGCGCCTGGGCTCGGCTATATCCTGTTCGCCGACGGGCAAGGCAAGGGACCGATCGCAAAATTCGTGCCCGAGGCCGCCCAGGCGGCGCTGCGCGAGATCGCCGGGCTTGAGGACGGCGATGCGGTGTTCTTCGTTTGCGATCAGCCGACGCAGGCTGCGCGGATGGCCGGGCTGGCCCGGACCCGCATCGGCGAGGAAATGGAGCTGATCGACCACAACCGTTTCGATTTCTGCTGGATCGTCGACTTCCCGATGTTCGAGCTGAACGAGGATACCGGCCGGGTCGATTTCAGCCACAACCCGTTCTCGATGCCGCAGGGCGGGCTGGAGGCGCTGGAAAACCAGGATCCGCTGACGATCAAGGCCTTCCAGTACGACATCGTCTGCAACGGCGTGGAACTGTCGTCCGGTGCGATCCGGAACCACCGCGCCGACATCATGTACAAGGCCTTCGATATTGCCGGATACCCGGCCGAGGTGCTCGAAGAGCGGTTCGGCGGCATGCTGTCGGCGATGAAATTCGGCGCTCCGCCCCATGGTGGCTCGGCGCCGGGTATTGACCGCATTGTCATGCTGCTGGCCGATGTGCCGAATATCCGCGAGGTCATTGCCTTCCCGCTCAACCAGCGTGCGGAGGATCTGATGATGGGCGCCCCCAACGCGGTGGACGACGCGCGGCTGCGCGAACTGCATATCCGGCCGGCGCCCCCGCCGACCACCGCGAAGAAGCCGGCGGAGGGCTGA
- a CDS encoding IclR family transcriptional regulator — MDKTLIKGLTLLEVLARGPSPRGVSDLAQATGLTRSNAHRTLQTLVAAGYARQCPDGRYDCSLKVFELGNAVIGRIDVASVAGPFIQALAEKSEETVHLSVLDDTDVVYVQKIDSPQPVRAYSRVGGRAPASCVATGKALLAFQAPMGAEQISRYLYAHTPHSITDPTAFAAELDRIRRQGYAINRGEWRESVCGLAAPIFDATGQAVAGVGISGPRQRLTVTRLRAFSGDVLATASAISGALGYSGAGHSDNARGSGPHGAGDA, encoded by the coding sequence ATGGACAAGACATTGATCAAGGGGCTGACTTTGCTGGAAGTTCTGGCCCGCGGCCCGTCGCCGCGGGGAGTCAGCGATCTGGCACAGGCCACCGGCCTGACCCGCAGCAACGCGCATCGCACGCTGCAGACGCTGGTCGCGGCCGGATACGCCCGCCAATGCCCGGACGGTCGATATGACTGCAGCTTGAAGGTATTCGAGCTGGGGAACGCGGTGATTGGCCGGATCGACGTCGCGAGTGTCGCCGGTCCCTTCATTCAAGCCCTGGCGGAGAAATCAGAGGAGACAGTCCACCTGTCCGTCCTCGACGATACCGACGTCGTCTATGTCCAGAAGATTGACAGCCCGCAGCCGGTGCGGGCCTATTCCCGCGTCGGCGGGCGCGCGCCGGCATCGTGCGTCGCCACCGGCAAGGCGCTGCTTGCCTTTCAGGCGCCGATGGGGGCGGAGCAGATTTCCCGCTATCTGTACGCCCACACGCCGCACAGCATTACCGACCCCACGGCCTTCGCGGCGGAGCTGGACCGGATTCGCCGCCAGGGCTATGCGATCAATCGCGGTGAATGGCGCGAGAGCGTGTGCGGGCTGGCCGCGCCGATCTTCGACGCCACCGGACAGGCGGTGGCGGGCGTCGGCATCTCCGGTCCCCGGCAACGGCTCACCGTTACCCGGCTGCGGGCGTTCAGCGGCGATGTTCTGGCCACGGCGTCGGCGATCTCCGGGGCGCTGGGGTATTCCGGGGCGGGGCATTCGGACAATGCGCGTGGCTCGGGGCCGCATGGCGCTGGCGATGCTTGA
- a CDS encoding CoA transferase, with protein sequence MTSPLHGIRVIEFCNVAAGPFCGMLLADMGADVIKVENPKGGDSLRSWPPLNEGFSENFASLNRNKRSVALNLKDPEDCERTLALMRDAHVVIENNRPGVMDRLGLGFEAVHKDNPSLIYCSISAYGQSGPRAQEGGFDLTVQAMAGIMSVTGEADGGPVKCGVPVADFSSGLYAAFSICAALRGVAAGGPGTHIDVSMLGATLGIAALQTSEYFGSGKDPGRMGSAHPRNAPYQAFQARDTYFGMAAGNDALWHSVCATVERPDLASDPRFTDTSARAAHQIVLREILEEIFATADAADWLERFRAAGVPCAPINAYSQVLDDPQVAHMGWVQPIDLPNGQRTRTFGPPVAFSDQQTAIRRGPPALGEHTEEVLGALPRGKT encoded by the coding sequence GTGACGTCACCCCTCCACGGAATCCGCGTGATCGAATTCTGCAATGTTGCCGCCGGCCCATTCTGCGGCATGTTGCTGGCCGACATGGGCGCGGACGTGATCAAGGTCGAAAACCCGAAGGGCGGCGACAGCCTTCGCAGCTGGCCGCCGCTGAACGAGGGCTTCAGCGAGAATTTTGCCTCTCTGAACCGCAACAAGCGTTCGGTCGCCCTGAACCTGAAAGACCCTGAGGATTGCGAGCGGACACTGGCCCTGATGCGCGACGCCCATGTGGTGATTGAAAACAATCGCCCCGGTGTGATGGATCGTCTGGGGCTGGGCTTCGAGGCAGTCCACAAGGACAACCCGTCGCTGATCTATTGCTCGATCTCGGCCTATGGCCAATCGGGACCGCGCGCGCAGGAAGGCGGCTTCGACCTGACGGTCCAGGCCATGGCCGGCATCATGAGCGTGACCGGCGAAGCCGATGGCGGTCCGGTCAAATGCGGGGTGCCGGTCGCTGATTTCTCGTCGGGGCTCTATGCGGCGTTCTCGATCTGCGCGGCCCTGCGCGGTGTGGCCGCGGGCGGTCCGGGAACGCATATCGACGTGTCGATGCTGGGCGCGACGCTGGGGATCGCGGCGCTGCAGACCTCGGAATATTTCGGCAGCGGCAAGGATCCCGGCCGCATGGGCTCTGCTCATCCCCGCAATGCCCCCTATCAGGCGTTCCAGGCGCGGGATACATATTTCGGCATGGCGGCCGGCAACGACGCCTTGTGGCACAGCGTCTGCGCCACGGTGGAGCGGCCCGATCTGGCGAGCGATCCCCGGTTCACCGACACATCGGCCCGCGCCGCCCACCAGATTGTACTGCGGGAGATCCTTGAGGAAATCTTCGCCACGGCGGATGCCGCCGACTGGCTCGAACGATTCCGCGCGGCGGGCGTCCCCTGCGCACCCATCAACGCATACTCACAAGTGCTGGACGATCCGCAGGTCGCGCATATGGGCTGGGTTCAGCCGATCGACCTGCCCAATGGTCAACGGACCCGGACTTTCGGCCCGCCGGTGGCGTTCTCCGATCAGCAGACCGCGATTCGGCGCGGGCCGCCGGCGCTGGGTGAGCATACCGAAGAAGTGCTGGGTGCCTTGCCACGGGGCAAAACCTGA
- a CDS encoding enoyl-CoA hydratase/isomerase family protein, translating into MTAGLSIDRRDDVCTVTLDRPEKRNALGADVVEALIRTVTEAYGDSTRLLVLQGTGRNFSAGFDFGGIDQSSDGELLLRFVRIEVLLQMIDRAPFLTLGLAHGRTFGAGADLFAACKWRIAAEGAEFRMPGLKFGIVLGTRRFAKLVGRDMARGILETARPFDAAEARKIGFATRIADQPAWPEIIAEAADAARSLPDTSRSQLYEALGDDGSDGDLARLVRSAAEPGLVDRIRQHLAAPR; encoded by the coding sequence ATGACCGCCGGTCTCAGCATCGACCGCCGCGACGACGTCTGCACGGTCACGCTCGACCGGCCCGAGAAGCGGAACGCCCTTGGCGCCGACGTCGTCGAAGCCCTGATCCGGACGGTTACCGAAGCATACGGCGACAGCACCCGCTTGCTGGTGCTGCAGGGCACGGGCCGGAACTTCAGCGCCGGCTTTGATTTTGGCGGCATCGACCAATCGAGTGATGGCGAATTGCTGTTGCGATTCGTGCGCATCGAGGTGCTGCTGCAAATGATCGACCGGGCCCCGTTCCTGACCCTCGGCCTTGCCCATGGCCGCACGTTCGGCGCCGGGGCCGACCTGTTCGCCGCCTGCAAGTGGCGCATCGCAGCCGAGGGTGCAGAGTTCCGGATGCCGGGCCTGAAATTCGGCATCGTGCTCGGAACGCGGCGATTTGCGAAATTGGTCGGCCGCGACATGGCACGGGGTATACTGGAGACGGCACGCCCATTCGACGCGGCCGAGGCGCGCAAGATCGGCTTCGCGACCCGGATCGCCGATCAGCCTGCATGGCCCGAAATCATTGCTGAGGCCGCCGATGCCGCGCGCAGCCTTCCCGATACCAGCCGGTCGCAGCTTTACGAGGCGCTTGGCGACGACGGATCCGACGGCGATCTCGCCCGGCTCGTCCGGTCGGCCGCGGAACCGGGTTTGGTGGACCGCATTCGCCAGCACCTCGCCGCGCCGCGATAA
- a CDS encoding CoA-transferase codes for MALRFIDKNKQVSLAELAARVPDGASVALGGSFLHRGPFAFVRELIRQGRRDLEIIKQSPGYDLDILCRAGAARKARAGIVAMEGNFGLARGYRKAVESGALELEEHACASLTAGLRAAAFGVPFQPCGGLHGSDIPELNGWKALADPYGSNSDVWVIPAIAPDFAVIHATEVDTEGNVRVAGTSHWDRIMTRAAKSVLVVAEREVDTREFKARPEWTLVPYFMVEAVTVVPNGAWPGSAWPDYGIDYPAVEAYVADKDLSRHLDAAPESRA; via the coding sequence ATGGCCCTCAGATTCATCGACAAGAACAAGCAGGTCTCGCTGGCCGAGCTGGCGGCCAGGGTGCCGGACGGCGCCTCGGTGGCGCTGGGCGGCAGCTTTCTGCACCGGGGGCCGTTCGCCTTCGTGCGCGAGTTGATCCGCCAGGGCCGCCGCGACCTGGAGATCATCAAGCAATCGCCAGGCTATGATCTGGATATTCTGTGCCGGGCCGGTGCCGCCCGCAAGGCACGGGCCGGCATCGTGGCGATGGAGGGCAATTTCGGTCTGGCGCGGGGCTATCGCAAAGCCGTGGAAAGCGGTGCGCTGGAACTGGAGGAACACGCCTGCGCCAGTCTGACGGCGGGGCTGCGGGCCGCTGCCTTCGGCGTTCCGTTTCAGCCCTGCGGCGGCCTGCACGGCAGCGACATTCCCGAACTGAACGGGTGGAAGGCGCTGGCCGACCCCTATGGCTCCAACAGCGATGTCTGGGTCATCCCGGCTATCGCACCGGATTTCGCGGTCATCCACGCGACCGAGGTCGACACCGAGGGCAATGTCCGCGTCGCCGGCACCAGCCATTGGGACCGGATCATGACCCGTGCCGCCAAAAGCGTGCTGGTCGTGGCCGAACGCGAGGTCGACACGCGCGAATTCAAAGCCCGGCCGGAATGGACTCTCGTGCCGTATTTCATGGTCGAAGCCGTAACCGTCGTGCCGAACGGCGCCTGGCCCGGATCGGCCTGGCCGGACTATGGAATCGATTATCCGGCGGTCGAGGCCTATGTCGCCGACAAGGATCTCTCCCGCCATCTCGATGCCGCACCGGAAAGCAGGGCTTGA